Proteins encoded together in one Porites lutea chromosome 2, jaPorLute2.1, whole genome shotgun sequence window:
- the LOC140929060 gene encoding scavenger receptor cysteine-rich domain-containing protein DMBT1-like isoform X5 — MTILTLEKSLLVLLLSNLVCAVKDSVALSPSCEYISSERKLVCKEITDPSFTQDIPESTDLIVITSNTLACDCALKTLVRWKETSPTHSRSLELQGSCSSPEHLVGRSINDLSSEEIPCGAAFKDEVLIRKRRAVGGGNNETEPAKNQTYTPGAPVLPCDFEEGFCQWFQLIDDEFHWKRQKGPTPSSYTGPDVDHTTATVNGSYLYIETSLPRRPLHSARLASPTLAAVNPNSTCEMEIYIHMKGGDIGTINIYQAPVEGFAVKKYSVSRHQGSEWFKRQIKFDSDKEFQVIIEGIRGNGYQGDIAIDDITFTPGCRRLAPSYVRLTGGSEFNNGQVEIYHQGAWGPVCREGWSQEDSSVACRELGFNKSLPLGNAGLPLNKTFISTGLYNVSCVGNETSIKNCPSGVWSNNISCPSNSSALVYCSGILPVCPLKTHFYCPADTNSNKKCISRAQLCDFTKDCWDGSDELNCDNYTRCDFNDTNLCGWLQAKNDQMDWIRHRKDTPSLRTGPSTDHLGSPYSYYLYIEVSGRQGGEKARILTTPRFQGDNNGLCKVRFYYHMYGPGIGTLRVLAADRYSSRTLWSKSFSQNVNWIRAEVQLANMSSSFIVMFEGEHGGRHPYGDIAIDDVSFSPECRPSRHENVSCKAGTFHCGSGECIPLSLQCDFNDDCFDGTDELDCGLDTPGRCDFEADLCHWQNMTDDQFDWQRHSGNTPSVATGPMYDHTIGFGGSGHYLYIEASSPRKFGDTARLISPQFMWKNVVNCALRFYYHMKGFLGYNTIGRLRVRLKNSITGVESAPLWERSGHQGDQWIRADVAINTSWHVTQVIFEAVRGLTYYGDISIDDISFSPECYISEAVHIYKNYDVRLVDGVKGSFEGRVEVYRVGSWGTICDDEWGLSDANVVCKQLGYASAINAHGKSYFGEGTGRIWLDDLACMGNETNIGQCLHRGWGSHDCTHKQDAGVVCDKDGGSVTRAIRLLRNNSKLSGQVEIYHSGSWEAICYDKWDIHDASVACRQLGYSGATGITRETPRASPVNGLNNLHCKGNENALGDCVPNWTPERCDYGFAGVTCSAQGTAEGNIRLRGGSSENEGRVEVFHQGEWGTVCDDNWKEENAHVVCYELGFTSVRKALQSFGPGSGRVWMDQVNCNGSESAFVECPNSGWGNTACTHQEDVGVICSDEAYVGCYKDTVNHVMTHELTAASMTPVKCIRRCQSKGYPYAGLEWANECYCGSHYDRYGNATSCTLSCFGDASKICGGPWALSVYDTNPAIIPTGVPGHSAVTQSCTTLSRFWFFNFRSTLTDNYYRGDHRSGWISTPNFPSNYQDNTDCVWVLKLLPNTQVRITFKKFLTEPHYDFVEIRDGEKYYSQPYLTPVPGGFNGNLSLGTSVTASSNVMWIKFHSDGSVRRQGFNLTYEAVGASTEKPPVTASTSIPPSELPTVQFIEGGCNGITHTENTTFGYLDWYHNTGFVKSPDYPSNYPHNQLCRWSIQVAPGFRILATVKQADLAHAAQSGGLGDTLHLDDGISAKTSIEHSAPWEFLSNASLVRIIFNTDSANAGKGFYIHYERAVENTNAPNKGDKGKQKGMGGGTVALIVIPIILVIIAVIFFLIFYVKKKKRGTPGVRHFFVNEAYDNLDSMAMGNTNRGSSGYAEPVTSNGTHPSAQTAPRQDRAIFFTAAPPPYSQGPSEDILLVPFPATTGDRMIPVGIDNAAYAGLYAAPPAYEATVRTPANGTTTTGIGSMTSLREAARDDGTTPPARTVQPAGLYSVPLSRTVLPPIRGTHGTADQEKKQYPQEEEAGPLPDKSPLTVDTPVEPSAPPRPLSAASQVRVVSPVSEPEQEFNTEVPFEFLCPITNKIMNDPATAADGYNYERKAIRRWFRRKRTSPMTNEELSDLTVRANDALRNRIETFVREHSEV, encoded by the exons GTGCTCCTGTGCTTCCATGTGATTTTGAAGAAGGGTTTTGCCAGTGGTTTCAATTAATAGATGATGAATTTCACTGGAAAAGGCAAAAAGGACCTACACCTTCCTCATACACTGGTCCTGATGTTGATCACACTACAGCAACAG TCAATGGAAGTTATTTATATATCGAGACGTCCCTCCCACGAAGACCTCTCCATTCCGCGCGGTTGGCCAGCCCAACTTTAGCTGCAGTGAACCCTAACTCCACTTGCGAA ATGGAAATATATATTCACATGAAAGGCGGTGATATCGGAACAATCAACATCTACCAAGCGCCAGTTGAAGGTTTTGCAGTGAAGAAGTATTCTGTTTCGAGGCATCAGGGTTCAGAATGGTTCAAGAGACAGATAAAGTTTGATAGTGACAAAGAATTTCAG GTGATTATTGAAGGTATTCGTGGTAATGGTTACCAAGGAGACATCGCTATTGACGATATAACGTTTACACCGGGCTGCCGGAGACTGG CTCCTTCTTATGTACGTCTGACCGGAGGATCAGAGTTCAATAACGGCCAAGTGGAAATATATCATCAAGGGGCTTGGGGTCCGGTTTGCCGAGAGGGCTGGAGCCAAGAAGATTCATCAGTGGCTTGCCGAGAGCTGGGTTTTAATAAATCATTACCTCTTGGAAATGCAG GTTTACCcctaaataaaacatttataagTACTGGACTGTACAATGTTAGCTGTGTTGGAAATGAGACCTCAATCAAAAATTGTCCTTCAGGAGTGTGGTCGAACAATATCTCATGTCCAAGTAATTCTTCAGCCTTAGTTTATTGTTCAG GAATCCTTCCCGTGTGTCCTCTTAAAACTCACTTTTATTGTCCAGCGGACACCAACAGTAACAAAAAGTGTATCTCACGGGCGCAGCTCTGTGACTTTACCAAAGACTGCTGGGATGGCTCAGATGAACTTAATTGTGATAACTACACTCGCTGCGATTTCAATGACACAAATCTCTGTGGCTGGCTCCAGGCCAAGAACGACCAGATGGACTGGATACGACATCGTAAAGACACTCCTTCTCTTCgtacag GCCCTTCTACTGATCACCTTGGCAGTCCTTATTCTTACTATTTGTACATTGAGGTGTCTGGTCGTCAAGGAGGCGAAAAAGCCAGGATACTCACCACTCCACGATTCCAAG GGGACAACAACGGTCTCTGTAAAGTGCGGTTCTATTACCACATGTACGGACCCGGAATTGGAACTCTCCGAGTGTTAGCCGCTGACCGGTACTCCTCTCGTACCTTGTGGAGCAAGTCGTTTTCACAAAACGTCAATTGGATAAGAGCGGAAGTACAACTAGCCAACATGTCCTCTTCTTTTATT GTGATGTTTGAAGGCGAGCATGGCGGAAGGCATCCATATGGTGACATTGCAATCGATGATGTGTCCTTTTCTCCTGAGTGCAGACCCTCGCGTCATG AAAACGTCTCTTGCAAGGCGGGAACTTTCCATTGTGGTAGTGGAGAATGTATTCCGTTATCTCTTCAGTGTGACTTTAACGACGACTGTTTTGACGGAACTGACGAGCTTGACTGCG GGCTCGATACTCCCGGGCGTTGTGATTTTGAGGCGGATCTGTGCCACTGGCAAAATATGACTGATGATCAATTTGACTGGCAAAGACACTCTGGAAATACTCCTTCCGTAGCGACTGGACCTATGTATGATCACACCATTGGTTTTGGCGGCTCAG GACATTATTTGTACATCGAAGCGTCTTCTCCGAGAAAATTTGGCGATACAGCGCGGCTTATCAGTCCTCAATTTATGTGGAAGAATGTAGTTAATTGTGCT cTTCGGTTTTATTATCATATGAAAGGGTTCTTGGGTTACAACACAATAGGAAGACTGCGTGTGCGTCTAAAGAACTCGATCACGGGTGTCGAGTCTGCTCCTTTGTGGGAACGATCTGGTCACCAAGGAGACCAATGGATCCGAGCTGATGTTGCCATAAATACGTCCTGGCATGTGACCCAG GTTATTTTTGAAGCCGTGAGAGGACTGACATACTACGGAGACATTTCAATCGATGACATTTCTTTCTCGCCAGAGTGCTACATCTCAGAAG CTGTCCACATCTACAAAAACTATGATGTTCGCTTAGTAGATGGCGTAAAGGGCTCTTTTGAGGGACGCGTAGAGGTGTACCGTGTAGGATCCTGGGGCACTATTTGTGATGACGAATGGGGGCTCAGCGATGCCAACGTGGTGTGTAAGCAGCTGGGGTACGCAAGCGCGATAAACGCCCATGGAAAGTCGTATTTCGGCGAAGGAACAGGACGAATCTGGCTGGATGACTTGGCATGTATGGGAAACGAGACCAACATTGGTCAATGCTTGCATAGGGGTTGGGGAAGCCATGACTGCACGCATAAACAAGATGCTGGTGTTGTATGTGACAAAG atGGCGGTAGTGTAACTAGAGCAATAAGGCTTCTCCGTAACAACTCAAAACTCAGTGGACAAGTCGAAATATATCACAGTGGCTCGTGGGAAGCGATCTGTTATGATAAATGGGATATCCATGACGCATCTGTGGCATGCCGACAGCTTGGTTACTCAGGCGCTACCGGAATCACACGCGAAACTCCCAGGGCCTCTCCTGTAAATGGCTTGAACAACTTGCATTGCAAGGGTAACGAAAATGCTTTGGGGGACTGTGTACCAAATTGGACACCGGAAAGATGTGACTATGGATTCGCCGGAGTTACCTGTTCTG CACAAGGAACTGCCGAAGGCAACATTCGTCTGCGTGGTGGTAGCTCTGAGAATGAAGGACGTGTTGAGGTGTTCCATCAAGGGGAATGGGGAACAGTTTGTGATgacaattggaaagaagaaaacgCTCATGTTGTTTGCTATGAACTTGGTTTCACAAGCGTAAGGAAGGCTCTTCAGAGTTTTGGGCCTGGAAGCGGCCGTGTTTGGATGGATCAAGTGAACTGTAATGGCAGCGAATCAGCTTTTGTTGAATGCCCTAACTCTGGCTGGGGTAACACTGCGTGTACCCACCAAGAAGATGTTGGTGTAATATGCTCAG ATGAGGCCTACGTCGGATGTTACAAAGATACGGTCAATCACGTGATGACTCATGAACTGACTGCAGCAA GTATGACTCCAGTAAAATGCATTCGTCGGTGTCAAAGCAAAGGATACCCTTACGCGGGTTTGGAATGGGCCAATGAATGCTATTGCGGGAGTCAT TATGACCGATACGGTAACGCAACATCCTGCACTCTTTCATGCTTTGGAGATGCTTCTAAAATTTGCGGAGGTCCTTGGGCGCTATCTGTCTACGACACAA ATCCAGCGATTATACCAACTGGGGTTCCAGGACACTCAGCTGTAACCCAAA GCTGCACTACACTTTCtcgtttttggtttttcaacTTTCGAAGTACACTGACTGACAATTATTACCGCGGAGATCACCGATCTGGCTGGATATCAACACCAAATTTTCCTTCCAATTATCAGGATAACACGGACTGTGTCTGGGTGTTAAAACTCCTGCCAAATACACAAGTCAGAATTACGTTCAAGAAGTTCTTGACAG AACCCCATTATGACTTCGTGGAAATTCGAGATGGCGAGAAATACTATTCGCAGCCGTACCTTACGCCCGTTCCCGGAGGATTTAATGGAAATCTGAGTCTCGGTACAAGTGTAACGGCGTCATCTAATGTTATGTGGATCAAATTTCATTCAGATGGGTCGGTCAGGCGACAAGGGTTCAACTTGACCTATGAAGCAGTAG GTGCTTCAACTGAAAAACCGCCTGTCACTGCAAGCACGTCTATTCCGCCTTCAGAGCTGCCAACAGTCCAATTTATAGAAGGAG GCTGCAACGGTATAACGCATACAGAAAACACAACCTTCGGCTATCTTGACTGGTACCACAACACTGGTTTTGTTAAAAGTCCTGACTATCCATCAAACTACCCCCACAACCAGCTCTGTAGATGGTCTATTCAAGTAGCTCCCGGCTTCAGGATTCTCGCCACAGTAAAACAAGCTGACCTTGCGCATGCGGCACAGTCAGGTGGACTGGGCGACACCTTGCATTTGGATGATGGGATTTCTGCGAAGACATCCATTGAACACTCGGCTCCTTGGGAATTTTTGTCTAACGCGAGTCTGGTGCGAATTATTTTCAATACTGATTCTGCAAATGCTGGAAAAGGGTTTTATATTCACTACGAGAGAG cTGTAGAAAACACCAACGCGCCAA ACAAAGGGGACAAAGGAAAGCAGAAAGGAATGGGTGGCGGTACTGTTGCCCTGATCGTGATTCCCATAATACTTGTCATCATTGcggttatttttttcctgattttctatgtcaagaaaaagaagaggggTACTCCAGGAG TTCGTCATTTCTTCGTGAACGAGGCCTATGACAACTTAGATTCAATGGCTATGGGAAACACAAATAGAGGTTCCTCCGGGTATGCAGAACCGGTAACGTCCAATGGTACCCATCCCTCAGCCCAGACAGCTCCTAGGCAGGATCGTGCCATCTTCTTCACAG cggCTCCACCTCCTTACAGCCAAGGGCCGTCGGAGGATATTCTTCTCGTACCTTTCCCCGCTACCACCGGAGATAGAATGATCCCCGTGGGAATTGACAACGCAGCATATGCGGGGCTGTATGCAGCTCCCCCTGCTTACGAAGCTACGGTTCGGACACCAGCAAACGGGACCACTACCACGGGGATTGGATCGATGACAAGTCTACGAGAAGCGGCCAGGGATGATGG GACTACACCACCAGCAAGAACCGTTCAACCAG CTGGCTTGTATAGTGTACCGTTGTCCAGAACAGTTCTTCCTCCGATCCGGGGTACGCACGGGACAGCCgatcaagaaaagaaacaatatcCTCAGGAAGAGGAGGCTG GCCCCCTTCCTGACAAGTCCCCGCTGACCGTGGATACTCCGGTCGAGCCTTCAGCTCCGCCCAGACCCCTGTCAGCTGCTTCTCAGGTTCGTGTGGTTTCACCTGTTTCTGAACCAGAGCAAGAGTTTAACACCGAGGTGCCATTCGAATTCCTTTGTCCAATCACAAACAAGATTATGAATGACCCAGCCACCGCCGCAGATGGTTACAACTATGAGCGAAAAGCCATACGTCGCTGGTTCCGCAGAAAGCGAACTAGTCCGATGACAAACGAGGAGTTATCGGATTTGACAGTTCGGGCTAACGATGCGCTAAGAAATCGTATTGAAACTTTTGTAAGAGAGCATTCAGAGGTGTGa
- the LOC140929060 gene encoding scavenger receptor cysteine-rich domain-containing protein DMBT1-like isoform X2, with translation MTILTLEKSLLVLLLSNLVCAVKDSVALSPSCEYISSERKLVCKEITDPSFTQDIPESTDLIVITSNTLACDCALKTLVRWKETSPTHSRSLELQGSCSSPEHLVGRSINDLSSEEIPCGAAFKDEVLIRKRRAVGGGNNETEPAKNQTYTPGAPVLPCDFEEGFCQWFQLIDDEFHWKRQKGPTPSSYTGPDVDHTTATVNGSYLYIETSLPRRPLHSARLASPTLAAVNPNSTCEMEIYIHMKGGDIGTINIYQAPVEGFAVKKYSVSRHQGSEWFKRQIKFDSDKEFQVIIEGIRGNGYQGDIAIDDITFTPGCRRLAPSYVRLTGGSEFNNGQVEIYHQGAWGPVCREGWSQEDSSVACRELGFNKSLPLGNAGLPLNKTFISTGLYNVSCVGNETSIKNCPSGVWSNNISCPSNSSALVYCSGILPVCPLKTHFYCPADTNSNKKCISRAQLCDFTKDCWDGSDELNCDNYTRCDFNDTNLCGWLQAKNDQMDWIRHRKDTPSLRTGPSTDHLGSPYSYYLYIEVSGRQGGEKARILTTPRFQGDNNGLCKVRFYYHMYGPGIGTLRVLAADRYSSRTLWSKSFSQNVNWIRAEVQLANMSSSFIVMFEGEHGGRHPYGDIAIDDVSFSPECRPSRHENVSCKAGTFHCGSGECIPLSLQCDFNDDCFDGTDELDCGLDTPGRCDFEADLCHWQNMTDDQFDWQRHSGNTPSVATGPMYDHTIGFGGSGHYLYIEASSPRKFGDTARLISPQFMWKNVVNCALRFYYHMKGFLGYNTIGRLRVRLKNSITGVESAPLWERSGHQGDQWIRADVAINTSWHVTQVIFEAVRGLTYYGDISIDDISFSPECYISEAVHIYKNYDVRLVDGVKGSFEGRVEVYRVGSWGTICDDEWGLSDANVVCKQLGYASAINAHGKSYFGEGTGRIWLDDLACMGNETNIGQCLHRGWGSHDCTHKQDAGVVCDKDGGSVTRAIRLLRNNSKLSGQVEIYHSGSWEAICYDKWDIHDASVACRQLGYSGATGITRETPRASPVNGLNNLHCKGNENALGDCVPNWTPERCDYGFAGVTCSAQGTAEGNIRLRGGSSENEGRVEVFHQGEWGTVCDDNWKEENAHVVCYELGFTSVRKALQSFGPGSGRVWMDQVNCNGSESAFVECPNSGWGNTACTHQEDVGVICSDEAYVGCYKDTVNHVMTHELTAASMTPVKCIRRCQSKGYPYAGLEWANECYCGSHYDRYGNATSCTLSCFGDASKICGGPWALSVYDTNPAIIPTGVPGHSAVTQSCTTLSRFWFFNFRSTLTDNYYRGDHRSGWISTPNFPSNYQDNTDCVWVLKLLPNTQVRITFKKFLTEPHYDFVEIRDGEKYYSQPYLTPVPGGFNGNLSLGTSVTASSNVMWIKFHSDGSVRRQGFNLTYEAVGASTEKPPVTASTSIPPSELPTVQFIEGGCNGITHTENTTFGYLDWYHNTGFVKSPDYPSNYPHNQLCRWSIQVAPGFRILATVKQADLAHAAQSGGLGDTLHLDDGISAKTSIEHSAPWEFLSNASLVRIIFNTDSANAGKGFYIHYERVNITEEGSSTTSPPITAPIASTVQLTQTTASPTALETSAIQATSSSIGVSSSEEITKPAVENTNAPNKGDKGKQKGMGGGTVALIVIPIILVIIAVIFFLIFYVKKKKRGTPGVRHFFVNEAYDNLDSMAMGNTNRGSSGYAEPVTSNGTHPSAQTAPRQDRAIFFTAAPPPYSQGPSEDILLVPFPATTGDRMIPVGIDNAAYAGLYAAPPAYEATVRTPANGTTTTGIGSMTSLREAARDDGTTPPARTVQPAGLYSVPLSRTVLPPIRGTHGTADQEKKQYPQEEEAGPLPDKSPLTVDTPVEPSAPPRPLSAASQVRVVSPVSEPEQEFNTEVPFEFLCPITNKIMNDPATAADGYNYERKAIRRWFRRKRTSPMTNEELSDLTVRANDALRNRIETFVREHSEV, from the exons GTGCTCCTGTGCTTCCATGTGATTTTGAAGAAGGGTTTTGCCAGTGGTTTCAATTAATAGATGATGAATTTCACTGGAAAAGGCAAAAAGGACCTACACCTTCCTCATACACTGGTCCTGATGTTGATCACACTACAGCAACAG TCAATGGAAGTTATTTATATATCGAGACGTCCCTCCCACGAAGACCTCTCCATTCCGCGCGGTTGGCCAGCCCAACTTTAGCTGCAGTGAACCCTAACTCCACTTGCGAA ATGGAAATATATATTCACATGAAAGGCGGTGATATCGGAACAATCAACATCTACCAAGCGCCAGTTGAAGGTTTTGCAGTGAAGAAGTATTCTGTTTCGAGGCATCAGGGTTCAGAATGGTTCAAGAGACAGATAAAGTTTGATAGTGACAAAGAATTTCAG GTGATTATTGAAGGTATTCGTGGTAATGGTTACCAAGGAGACATCGCTATTGACGATATAACGTTTACACCGGGCTGCCGGAGACTGG CTCCTTCTTATGTACGTCTGACCGGAGGATCAGAGTTCAATAACGGCCAAGTGGAAATATATCATCAAGGGGCTTGGGGTCCGGTTTGCCGAGAGGGCTGGAGCCAAGAAGATTCATCAGTGGCTTGCCGAGAGCTGGGTTTTAATAAATCATTACCTCTTGGAAATGCAG GTTTACCcctaaataaaacatttataagTACTGGACTGTACAATGTTAGCTGTGTTGGAAATGAGACCTCAATCAAAAATTGTCCTTCAGGAGTGTGGTCGAACAATATCTCATGTCCAAGTAATTCTTCAGCCTTAGTTTATTGTTCAG GAATCCTTCCCGTGTGTCCTCTTAAAACTCACTTTTATTGTCCAGCGGACACCAACAGTAACAAAAAGTGTATCTCACGGGCGCAGCTCTGTGACTTTACCAAAGACTGCTGGGATGGCTCAGATGAACTTAATTGTGATAACTACACTCGCTGCGATTTCAATGACACAAATCTCTGTGGCTGGCTCCAGGCCAAGAACGACCAGATGGACTGGATACGACATCGTAAAGACACTCCTTCTCTTCgtacag GCCCTTCTACTGATCACCTTGGCAGTCCTTATTCTTACTATTTGTACATTGAGGTGTCTGGTCGTCAAGGAGGCGAAAAAGCCAGGATACTCACCACTCCACGATTCCAAG GGGACAACAACGGTCTCTGTAAAGTGCGGTTCTATTACCACATGTACGGACCCGGAATTGGAACTCTCCGAGTGTTAGCCGCTGACCGGTACTCCTCTCGTACCTTGTGGAGCAAGTCGTTTTCACAAAACGTCAATTGGATAAGAGCGGAAGTACAACTAGCCAACATGTCCTCTTCTTTTATT GTGATGTTTGAAGGCGAGCATGGCGGAAGGCATCCATATGGTGACATTGCAATCGATGATGTGTCCTTTTCTCCTGAGTGCAGACCCTCGCGTCATG AAAACGTCTCTTGCAAGGCGGGAACTTTCCATTGTGGTAGTGGAGAATGTATTCCGTTATCTCTTCAGTGTGACTTTAACGACGACTGTTTTGACGGAACTGACGAGCTTGACTGCG GGCTCGATACTCCCGGGCGTTGTGATTTTGAGGCGGATCTGTGCCACTGGCAAAATATGACTGATGATCAATTTGACTGGCAAAGACACTCTGGAAATACTCCTTCCGTAGCGACTGGACCTATGTATGATCACACCATTGGTTTTGGCGGCTCAG GACATTATTTGTACATCGAAGCGTCTTCTCCGAGAAAATTTGGCGATACAGCGCGGCTTATCAGTCCTCAATTTATGTGGAAGAATGTAGTTAATTGTGCT cTTCGGTTTTATTATCATATGAAAGGGTTCTTGGGTTACAACACAATAGGAAGACTGCGTGTGCGTCTAAAGAACTCGATCACGGGTGTCGAGTCTGCTCCTTTGTGGGAACGATCTGGTCACCAAGGAGACCAATGGATCCGAGCTGATGTTGCCATAAATACGTCCTGGCATGTGACCCAG GTTATTTTTGAAGCCGTGAGAGGACTGACATACTACGGAGACATTTCAATCGATGACATTTCTTTCTCGCCAGAGTGCTACATCTCAGAAG CTGTCCACATCTACAAAAACTATGATGTTCGCTTAGTAGATGGCGTAAAGGGCTCTTTTGAGGGACGCGTAGAGGTGTACCGTGTAGGATCCTGGGGCACTATTTGTGATGACGAATGGGGGCTCAGCGATGCCAACGTGGTGTGTAAGCAGCTGGGGTACGCAAGCGCGATAAACGCCCATGGAAAGTCGTATTTCGGCGAAGGAACAGGACGAATCTGGCTGGATGACTTGGCATGTATGGGAAACGAGACCAACATTGGTCAATGCTTGCATAGGGGTTGGGGAAGCCATGACTGCACGCATAAACAAGATGCTGGTGTTGTATGTGACAAAG atGGCGGTAGTGTAACTAGAGCAATAAGGCTTCTCCGTAACAACTCAAAACTCAGTGGACAAGTCGAAATATATCACAGTGGCTCGTGGGAAGCGATCTGTTATGATAAATGGGATATCCATGACGCATCTGTGGCATGCCGACAGCTTGGTTACTCAGGCGCTACCGGAATCACACGCGAAACTCCCAGGGCCTCTCCTGTAAATGGCTTGAACAACTTGCATTGCAAGGGTAACGAAAATGCTTTGGGGGACTGTGTACCAAATTGGACACCGGAAAGATGTGACTATGGATTCGCCGGAGTTACCTGTTCTG CACAAGGAACTGCCGAAGGCAACATTCGTCTGCGTGGTGGTAGCTCTGAGAATGAAGGACGTGTTGAGGTGTTCCATCAAGGGGAATGGGGAACAGTTTGTGATgacaattggaaagaagaaaacgCTCATGTTGTTTGCTATGAACTTGGTTTCACAAGCGTAAGGAAGGCTCTTCAGAGTTTTGGGCCTGGAAGCGGCCGTGTTTGGATGGATCAAGTGAACTGTAATGGCAGCGAATCAGCTTTTGTTGAATGCCCTAACTCTGGCTGGGGTAACACTGCGTGTACCCACCAAGAAGATGTTGGTGTAATATGCTCAG ATGAGGCCTACGTCGGATGTTACAAAGATACGGTCAATCACGTGATGACTCATGAACTGACTGCAGCAA GTATGACTCCAGTAAAATGCATTCGTCGGTGTCAAAGCAAAGGATACCCTTACGCGGGTTTGGAATGGGCCAATGAATGCTATTGCGGGAGTCAT TATGACCGATACGGTAACGCAACATCCTGCACTCTTTCATGCTTTGGAGATGCTTCTAAAATTTGCGGAGGTCCTTGGGCGCTATCTGTCTACGACACAA ATCCAGCGATTATACCAACTGGGGTTCCAGGACACTCAGCTGTAACCCAAA GCTGCACTACACTTTCtcgtttttggtttttcaacTTTCGAAGTACACTGACTGACAATTATTACCGCGGAGATCACCGATCTGGCTGGATATCAACACCAAATTTTCCTTCCAATTATCAGGATAACACGGACTGTGTCTGGGTGTTAAAACTCCTGCCAAATACACAAGTCAGAATTACGTTCAAGAAGTTCTTGACAG AACCCCATTATGACTTCGTGGAAATTCGAGATGGCGAGAAATACTATTCGCAGCCGTACCTTACGCCCGTTCCCGGAGGATTTAATGGAAATCTGAGTCTCGGTACAAGTGTAACGGCGTCATCTAATGTTATGTGGATCAAATTTCATTCAGATGGGTCGGTCAGGCGACAAGGGTTCAACTTGACCTATGAAGCAGTAG GTGCTTCAACTGAAAAACCGCCTGTCACTGCAAGCACGTCTATTCCGCCTTCAGAGCTGCCAACAGTCCAATTTATAGAAGGAG GCTGCAACGGTATAACGCATACAGAAAACACAACCTTCGGCTATCTTGACTGGTACCACAACACTGGTTTTGTTAAAAGTCCTGACTATCCATCAAACTACCCCCACAACCAGCTCTGTAGATGGTCTATTCAAGTAGCTCCCGGCTTCAGGATTCTCGCCACAGTAAAACAAGCTGACCTTGCGCATGCGGCACAGTCAGGTGGACTGGGCGACACCTTGCATTTGGATGATGGGATTTCTGCGAAGACATCCATTGAACACTCGGCTCCTTGGGAATTTTTGTCTAACGCGAGTCTGGTGCGAATTATTTTCAATACTGATTCTGCAAATGCTGGAAAAGGGTTTTATATTCACTACGAGAGAG TTAATATAACTGAGGAAGGATCTTCCACAACAAGCCCTCCGATCACTGCGCCCATTGCTTCCACAG TTCAATTAACCCAGACTACAGCAAGTCCAACAGCTCTGGAAACTTCGGCAATCCAGGCTACAAGCTCTTCCATCGGAG TTTCTTCTAGTGAAGAAATAACCAAACCTG cTGTAGAAAACACCAACGCGCCAA ACAAAGGGGACAAAGGAAAGCAGAAAGGAATGGGTGGCGGTACTGTTGCCCTGATCGTGATTCCCATAATACTTGTCATCATTGcggttatttttttcctgattttctatgtcaagaaaaagaagaggggTACTCCAGGAG TTCGTCATTTCTTCGTGAACGAGGCCTATGACAACTTAGATTCAATGGCTATGGGAAACACAAATAGAGGTTCCTCCGGGTATGCAGAACCGGTAACGTCCAATGGTACCCATCCCTCAGCCCAGACAGCTCCTAGGCAGGATCGTGCCATCTTCTTCACAG cggCTCCACCTCCTTACAGCCAAGGGCCGTCGGAGGATATTCTTCTCGTACCTTTCCCCGCTACCACCGGAGATAGAATGATCCCCGTGGGAATTGACAACGCAGCATATGCGGGGCTGTATGCAGCTCCCCCTGCTTACGAAGCTACGGTTCGGACACCAGCAAACGGGACCACTACCACGGGGATTGGATCGATGACAAGTCTACGAGAAGCGGCCAGGGATGATGG GACTACACCACCAGCAAGAACCGTTCAACCAG CTGGCTTGTATAGTGTACCGTTGTCCAGAACAGTTCTTCCTCCGATCCGGGGTACGCACGGGACAGCCgatcaagaaaagaaacaatatcCTCAGGAAGAGGAGGCTG GCCCCCTTCCTGACAAGTCCCCGCTGACCGTGGATACTCCGGTCGAGCCTTCAGCTCCGCCCAGACCCCTGTCAGCTGCTTCTCAGGTTCGTGTGGTTTCACCTGTTTCTGAACCAGAGCAAGAGTTTAACACCGAGGTGCCATTCGAATTCCTTTGTCCAATCACAAACAAGATTATGAATGACCCAGCCACCGCCGCAGATGGTTACAACTATGAGCGAAAAGCCATACGTCGCTGGTTCCGCAGAAAGCGAACTAGTCCGATGACAAACGAGGAGTTATCGGATTTGACAGTTCGGGCTAACGATGCGCTAAGAAATCGTATTGAAACTTTTGTAAGAGAGCATTCAGAGGTGTGa